From the genome of Blautia hydrogenotrophica DSM 10507:
CTCTATCGCAACGGCAGGCACCTGTTGAACATCTAAACACATGCAGGTACAGACAGACGGGACTGTCACACGCAGGATTCCTTTCCTGCGTGTGACAGCCCCGTTCGTTTTTTCATTCAACGGTTACTCATCCCGTTCATCCACATATTTTTGAATATTGGAGGCATTCACATAACGGTGGATATCTCCTCCTTCGTCCATCACGACCAAGGTGGGTGCTTGGCGGATTCCGTATTTCTTTGCCAGCTCCGGATGCTCCTCCGCATCAATAACCTGTACTTCCACCTCTTCCTCCCGTAGTATCTCCTTTGCAGCCTTACAGTTCGGACAAGTGCTAGTGGTAAACAGGAACTTGGTGGTCTGTACTGATTCCAGCTGAATCTCATCCTGGTTGATCTTCATCACCGCAGTGTGCACTTTTTTCATCCTGGAATTCTCTACATCATAGAGCTTTCGGTTTTTGTACTCCTGGGTCTTTCCATCATTCCAGTTCTGTACCGGCCGGTAGTAACCAGTAATTCGACTGTAGACTTCCGCCGGTTTTCCGCATTTCGGACAAGTAAAGTGTTCTCCCGACAGATAGCCATGTTCCTGACACACAGAATACGTTGGGGACATCGTATAGTAGGGAAGACGATAGTTCTCCGCAATCTTTTTCACCAGAGAAGCGGCAGCTTTCCAATCTGGAAGCTTCTCCCCTAAAAATGCATGGAAGACAGTCCCCGAGGTATATAAAGTCTGAAACTCATCCTGGATATCCAACGCATCAAAAATGTCCTCTGAGAAATCGACAGGAAGATGGGAGCTGTTGGTATAGTAAGGGGTATCTCCTTCTTTTCCAGCTGTTTTGATATCCGGCCAGCGCTTCTTGTCGTGCTTCGCCAAACGGTAAGTCGTAGATTCCGCCGGCGTCGCCTCTAGATTAAACAGCTCTCCCTGATACTGTTCCTGGTAATCAGAGAGCTTATCTCTCATGTGAATGAGCACTTCTTTGGTAAACTTTTGAGTCTTTTCATCCGTCAGATCATGTCCCAGCCAGCAGGCATTCAGTCCCACCTCGTTCATTCCGATCAACCCAATCGTGGAGAAATGATTGTCGAAGGAACCCAGATACCGTTTCGTGTAGGGGTACAATCCCTCATCTAAAAGCTTGCTCACAACTTCTCTCTTAATATGCAAAGACCTGGCTGAGATATCCATCAGATGGTCTAGACGGCGGTAAAACTCCTCCGGTGTCCTGCTCAAATACGCAATTCTCGGCATGTTGATCGTCACCACACCTACAGAGCCTGTGCTCTCCCCGGAGCCGAAGAAGCCTCCGGTCTTCTTACGCAGTTCTCGCAAATCCAGACGTAGACGACAGCACATACTCCGGATATCACTCGGCTTCATGTCGCTGTTGATATAATTGGAAAAATACGGAGTCCCATATTTCGCAGTCATCTCAAATAACAGGCGGTTGTTCTCTGTGTCTGACCAGTCAAACTCAGAGGTGATGGAGTAAGTCGGTATCGGATACTGAAATCCTCTTCCGTTGGCGTCTCCCTCAATCATTGTCTCAATAAACGCCTTGTTAATCATATCCATCTCTTTTTTGCAGTCTTTATATTTAAAGTCCATCTCTTTGCCGCCCACCAAAGCCGGCAGTTCTGCCAGATCATCCGGCACTGTCCAATCCAGAGTAATGTTGGAAAAAGGCGCCTGCGTTCCCCACCTGCTCGGTGTATTCACCCCATAGATGAAAGATTCAATACACTTTTTCACCTCTGGATAAGTCAAATGATCGGTCTTCACGAAAGGAGCCAGATAAGTATCAAAGGAAGAAAATGCCTGGGCTCCTGCCCACTCGTTCTGCATAATTCCCAAGAAATTCACCATCTGGTTACACAACACGCTCAGATGCTTTGCAGGGGAAGAGGTGATCTTTCCCTTAATGCCTCCTAGTCCCTCCATAATCAACTGTTTTAAGGACCAGCCAGCACAGTACCCTGTCAGCATCGACAAATCGTGCAGGTGGATATCCGCATTTCTATGAGCTTCCGCAATCTCATTGTCATAGATTTCTGACAACCAATAGTTTGCTGTGACAGCCCCGGAATTGCTCAGAATCAGTCCCCCCACCGAGTAGGTCACCGTCGAGTTTTCCTTGACACGCCAGTCCTCCACTTTCACATAGCTATTGACAATCTCTTTGTAATCCAAAATGGTGGATTTCATGTTTCTAACTTTTTCTCT
Proteins encoded in this window:
- a CDS encoding ribonucleoside triphosphate reductase, producing the protein MFQVVKRDGEIAEFDLQKISNAICKAFEAKEKHYSEDMMSLLALRVTADFQDKIADEQISVEDIQDSVENVLIQAGYSDVAKAYILYRKQREKVRNMKSTILDYKEIVNSYVKVEDWRVKENSTVTYSVGGLILSNSGAVTANYWLSEIYDNEIAEAHRNADIHLHDLSMLTGYCAGWSLKQLIMEGLGGIKGKITSSPAKHLSVLCNQMVNFLGIMQNEWAGAQAFSSFDTYLAPFVKTDHLTYPEVKKCIESFIYGVNTPSRWGTQAPFSNITLDWTVPDDLAELPALVGGKEMDFKYKDCKKEMDMINKAFIETMIEGDANGRGFQYPIPTYSITSEFDWSDTENNRLLFEMTAKYGTPYFSNYINSDMKPSDIRSMCCRLRLDLRELRKKTGGFFGSGESTGSVGVVTINMPRIAYLSRTPEEFYRRLDHLMDISARSLHIKREVVSKLLDEGLYPYTKRYLGSFDNHFSTIGLIGMNEVGLNACWLGHDLTDEKTQKFTKEVLIHMRDKLSDYQEQYQGELFNLEATPAESTTYRLAKHDKKRWPDIKTAGKEGDTPYYTNSSHLPVDFSEDIFDALDIQDEFQTLYTSGTVFHAFLGEKLPDWKAAASLVKKIAENYRLPYYTMSPTYSVCQEHGYLSGEHFTCPKCGKPAEVYSRITGYYRPVQNWNDGKTQEYKNRKLYDVENSRMKKVHTAVMKINQDEIQLESVQTTKFLFTTSTCPNCKAAKEILREEEVEVQVIDAEEHPELAKKYGIRQAPTLVVMDEGGDIHRYVNASNIQKYVDERDE